Below is a genomic region from Palaemon carinicauda isolate YSFRI2023 chromosome 31, ASM3689809v2, whole genome shotgun sequence.
TCCACAGTGAGCGTGAGTTCCTCCATGCTCAGATTCAACATCAGGATGTGTTAAGTCATAGCTTCCATCTGTGACAGCCAAAATCAGAGCAAATTCCATGCCGTCCTTCTTACCCTTGGGCAAAAGCATTCTGTTGGGGATGCCACAAGCCCTTTCATATTCAGGCATGGAGAAGCTACCACTGTCAGCTGCATCCATGAGAGACTGCAGGCTTGGTACATCAGGAACAGTGACTGCAGAGTCACTGGATTTCCTTACCACATGATTTGCTCCAGGAGACACTGTAATTAACAATaaactattaatattatatttatggaACATACGGTCACCTTTAAACCTTATTAAACagataaaaacattaaaagtaTTTTAAATGTAAGAAAGTCTGAAACTTTAAAAGTATCATACTTACACTTCTTCCAGAATTTGTCCATTTCGATACAGTGCCAGCTACCATTATTGAAATCAAACTGCTCATGATTGTTGTCATATTCGGGGCAAAGGTACACGCGGAAAGTACCCACAACTTCATTTCCATTGTTATTGTTGACATCAGCAACAAAGGAGAAGTCATTGTGGTTTAGACGATGTACATTGGCTTTCAGATCAACCATAGCAATACCTTCAGCAGAATCTACAGCATTTCGAAGGTCAAATTCATAGTCCTCAAAGAATGTTTTAAGTTCTCCCTCAATGCTAAGGCTATCAATGTTGACACCAGGGAAGTCTAGGTCTTCATGAGTGTATGGAGGAAGACTATATTTATGTTCCTTAAAGATGttatccatatatttatgaagaCGGAAGAATGTAGGATCACGAGTAGCGGTTTCAAAATGTTCCATTACACCTGGAGGCATATTGTATTTTCCATGAGGATCTCCTTGACGTCCAAGCATAATGTGAGCCAAGTTGTGGAGAGCTCCATAATACTGCACATTGGGACTGTACATAGACGATTCAATAATGTCACCAAGTTTGTCAACACCTTGGTCATTCATGATGTCAATAACTTTACCATCCTTATCAGTGATGTATCCGTGAGCTATGGCATCGCGGATACGGCTTTCCATGATTATCATGTCACGAACTCTTGCTACTCCATCAACATCTTCAAAGTGAATATGGTCAGGACGGGCAGGGAATTCGCCTCCATACTTGTAGATAGTGTGTGGGGCAAAGCCTTCTTCGACTGGTTTCTCCCACTGCAGTTCATCCACCATATCCAAATAGTTGGATAGACGTTCAGAATCAAAGCGAACAGTCAGCTGATGATGAACCCAGAAGAAAAGTTCTCCCTTGCGATCCAAATGACTTCCATATTTGTCTTCCCACCAGAAGGGAAAATCCATATGCCATGTCACGTGATGGAGATTCATTCCAATGTCTTCTCCAAAGTAAGCCACACGTTGTTCCTTATTTTTCTTTGTACCAGTAAATTCCATCTCAAATTTACCTGGTTTATTAGTCATCTTTGCTGTGTAAGCCTTTTGGATAATTTCACTGTTTGTGAACATGTGAGGAGTAACTTCATACAGAGGAGGAAGAACAATGCCATGTCCAAGATCAGAATGAATAACAGCTGTGTACAAAGCGTAAACAAACTCTCCTTCATTCATATGTTCACGCCAGTATGCAGCATTATGAACAGCACAATCCCAGCTCTTGCACTGCATGAACACATCAAACAGCATGAGGGCCTCTTCTCTTTGGCGTTCGTTGAAAAGAGAAAACCAGTGATGTTGTTCAAGGAGCCTGTGGTCTTTGTATTCCTGGACTAGACGTTCTGCAGCTTCTCCTCCATCTTTATATTGTGATTTGTCAGCTACTGGGTCAAAGGCTGCTGCATATCCTTTCAAATCATCAAAGTGGTGATGGTCGTACACTTTCCACAGTAGGTGGTTAACATCCTGCTGTCTCTTGGGCAATGGGGTatctgtaaaataaatattttatgaatcacTTTCTGGAAAAATGTGTTTGTCCTATATATTTCTATGACTTGTAGGTGCATACAGATATCTGATACTTTGACTGGTGACATGGGACACAGAcgtgaatgaaaatatatttgccTGTTAACTCATTATAACTTTGAAGAAGAAAAATACGTTATAAAATCAAAGAATTACAACTACTGAgggataaataaatcataaaataaacaTTTGATTCATGCTTCACGACCTTTCTGAAGTCttgtatttcttaaaatatttcaaatcatcTTAACATTCACTCCATTTGAAATCTTAATCTCTATGTCATATAACAAACAATGTAATGCAGGAAGCACTGATAAATGCTCATCATACAAATGATGGTTTTTAATTTTAGCACAGTATTTATCTAAGCTAAAATACTTTTATATCCTCTTAATGAGAACATGAGTAAGGAGGAATATTTACTGGTGACTGTACGGATATTATAAATAAAATGCTGAAAATATGTACTGTACAGAGTACACTTTATACAATATTAGAATACCATTAAACAAGTTTATTATATTTGCCATTTTTCACGAGTTTTGTACACGTTATATTAGAAATAAGATTAGGTAAATATTTGTGTCTATGATTCCAATGAATACTAACATGGGGGAAATACTTAATAGTGTGCTTTCAATTCATACAACATTTACATAAAGCTCTGAAAGTTTTTCAATAATCTACTTTGTATGTTTTGGCAGTATTTATATGATAGTTATTTGTACCCAAAAGTTCcttcaattttgaaaaaatattctaCCATAATTTCTAGATTTCTTTCCGAAAACAGATGGGACATTCTCTTCACTGGAGAGTTCATTGTCTCCGGCCAACAGCCCGCCAACAAAAGAGTATCTATCAAAATCAAGGGAATGTTCACTTACCTGCGGCAGCAAGTGCCAGTAAAGCGCACAAGACAAGCACCTTCATTGTGAAGTGACAGGAGATGGCTCTGTGACGAGAGACATCTTCTAGCCTCTTTAAATACTCCTCTGGTTTCCTCGTTGAAAGCCAAAGTTCAAACGTCAACATGACGCTGCAAAAATTACGTACCCAAATTTCATCATCCGATAACGGTCGTTCAATATCAGGATGGTTTTTGAAGGGATATCCTTGACTTCTAAAAGCTTTATCGCTGTCCTTAttgataaacattatatatatacatatatatatatatacatatatatatatacatatatatatatatacatatatatatatatatatatatatatatatatatatatatatatatatatatttatacacacatatataattatacatatatatatacacacaaacacgcacatatatatatatatatatatatatatatatatatatatatatatatatacacatatatatatatatatatatatatatatatatatatatatatatatatatatgtgtgtgtgtgtgtgtgtgtatgggggggcatatgtgtatgtgtgtgtgcatgttactACTtacaaataatgtatgtatatgtatatacctgtatgtgtgaattcatataatatataagtgcatatataaacatatgtatatatgctttatatatatatatatatatatatatatatatatatatatatatacataggtttatttacttgtatacatatatttatatatatatatatctatatatatatatatatatatatatatatatatatatatatatatatatatatatatattatatgtatgcacacatatatacatatacatatatcatatgtaagtacaaacatgcacacacgcatacactcatatatataaatataaatatatatacagtatatatacatatatatataaacccacacacatatatgcacacacacacatatatatattgtatataggctatatatatatatatatatatatatatatatatatatatatatatatatatatataatgataaactttgcacatttagacgtgttttccatattcaaataggccatatattttttatatattattgatatcttTCTTCATAGCCAAGTGGTATGTAAATGTTAATAAacgttttctggaccagggttcgactcccggtcggtcagaagctgttgtctttgtgtgatttcgcctggggctctgatccttatgtcgttaagagaatccagacattaatgtgttaaaaatatatggcttatttgaaaatatatatatatatatatatatatatatatatatatatatatatatatatataaatacacacatatatatataaatatataaatacacacacacacacacacatatatatatatatatatatatatatatatatatatatatatatatataaatacacacacacacacacacacacacacacatatatatatatatatatatatatatatatatatatatatatatatatatatattgtagaggaTATTTCTCCATTTCTCCCTTTTTCGTTGCAGAAGTCATGTAGATAAATTGTCTGTTATTAATGTATCTTTAATACTGTATTTCCAATTCGATAGTGAAAATAATAAACAGATTTTAAGACAAGAAATGTTATTACGCTTAACTTGATAAGATTGCGTGTGTCGAAGTTAATGAATATGAGGAAACCTaaaaaaatgttcaatgaaaaagcagaaacACCAAATAACAATTGaatacgaacctctagagattgctaatgaatatatgtaattaggaAAGACACTAAGTGTTTCCAAGGGACatgagacaaaaattaaaagaaggataaggatgggatggagaacatttggtaaacaaaatgagattatgaaaagtaaaatgccacatttTCTAAAAGAGCAAAGTATTTaatatgaaggaagagaagacgatggatcaacgagcTAGAAAGAAATTGCAGGTATCGAATGGCATTAAAAACACTAAACAGACGtgtgtggaaggatatgtcttagGACTTTGTCCTACgttggactagttacgactgatgatggCGATGGTTATAATATGCATTTATGACCTGTTCTTTTATGTATACAATTAAGGTATGATAGAGATGTGGCCTCTATAAACCCAAGataatatcttttaaaataaacaaaattctagTTAGGTTTgtgaataaaaaggaaatttttgtTCCATTTAATTTCATGTGACAATAGCTGTTTCGAGCCTTTTTTCACACGGATTTTCATCAGGGCTACAGTACTTGAACAATaaaattacaattcaataaaaaccCTTTTGGTTGCTGAATATCTCATaatatatttagctaaaattagcaaATTGTTATAGTTATTAGCTCTATTGGTCATTTGTGTATTTGTTAAATCTTTTCATGCTGAACTTATTTCCATTCCTATTTTTCAGTTTCCTAATTGATTGATTTCGACTCTTCCCATACCTTCCAACTGGACATGAGATAGTAGGGCACATTAAATAAATGGTGTCGTTGCTTTACATAAAGGGTAATGTAAGTGATAAGAATTGGTTCCACGAATGAAACATTTTTCCAATTcgattgaagaaaactattcactTGGAGAGCTATTTAATATTCAGTGTTTAAGATTTTGGTTGCTATTGTGACGGccccgagtaagggtgtgaactcaaaggcagattggaaacgactgagttcacacccttactcggcgccgtcacattggtcactccggggtcaccaatgtccggggtcaccaatgtgacggtgccgcgtgagggttgtgaactcagttgattgcatcctgcctttgagttcacaaccctcacgtgGCACCGTCACACTATCAACCTGAAAAGCCAATCAAATTAGAGTACATAAAATCAATCTTCGGGCCTAAATGTAGTAGAAACCTGAGCATGGATTAAGGTTTAAAGTAACCTGTATGATAACAATGACTGTCAAGTAATGATACACTGCATAATACTCTCAAAATGGAAATATTAATTTAACAATATAAATCTACAGGTTATAACGCAAATGTTAGTGAAAAATCTACCATGTCCTATTTTACATTTACCTAtcataaataactaaaaaaatattactatacatttcagctatatatatatatatatatatatatatatatatatatatatatatatatatatatatatatatatatatatatacatatatatacatatatatcaaatatacacgcacgaatacacacaaacactatatatatatatatatatatatatatatatatatatatatatatatatatatatagctaattaacgctcatacgcacacacacacacatatatatatatatatatatatatatatatatatatatatatatatatatatatatagctaattaacgctcatacgcacacacacacacatatatatatacatactgtgtatatatatatatatatatatatatatatatatatatatatatatatatatatatatacatatatatataatcaactgtaTATGGAGTAAATGTATGTCCtttacatgtatctatatacaaatatatatacatgtaggacactgcagaacaaagacctcagacacgttCTTTTACTcgagtctgttcatggtctttctatattAATCTATAACATTACATTTTATTAGGACGTCAATCAATCgtttcctcttccttcccctgctcatTGTGCAAACTCTAGGGTCCCATTCCTATAACCTATTCGTCATATCCATCATACTTTTTTTGTGAACaaattattcatatatgaatatatatatatatatatatatatatatatatatatatatatatatatatatatatatatatatatgtgtgtgtgtgtgtgtgtgtgtgtgtgtgtgtgtgtgtatgtgtgtctgtgtttgtaccGTGGTGAGCGATAAATCTtaccaatccatgtttgccaacctGGAAGAGTAGCGGGAACTTTGGGTGGGGAAGAAATGCCCAGCAtacctaaatctcaatgaagtctcTAGCACAAGGGTaaaggattgggtttaaggcgacagacaagttgtcttttcggcttctactagTGATGCCTGGCATATGatattactggaattagtatggaccagcaggggtcactgtTCATTGATATATAGACCCTGCGCAacaaaaggaactggctatcctttgataaatgtagccaatgaatcctctagttTAGTCAGGTGATGGAAAGTGAAGATAACCGAATGGGCCCCAGTTCCAGGCATAGCAGGATActaaaaatctcccggtttataaatattaaagaaaaaatgaaaattgataattggaatgttagaaccatgaatcagattgcgaAGTTACAGAAAGTGGAAAATGAATTGAAGAAAAATAGCTTGGattgtgctaggcggtatatcttaccaATCTATATTTCCCAACAGTTATACTCCTATAAGCGGATGAATAACTTGGAGGAGTAATgaaagctttgggtgtggaggaaatgctacCCTAAatgtcgatgaagtcactggcagtggggtgacggatgggtttaaggcgatggacaaacggtctcttcggcttctactcctgatgcctggcggtttactagaattagtatggaccggcaggggtcacttgccttagctagataggcactggctatcctttgatgtatctagccaatgaatcctctaaggatttagtcagtcatggatagagaagatgaaagaatggctcccagtcccgggcgtagaggggtactaagaatctcccagtttaaaaatactaaagaaaatttgaaaataggtaattggaatgctaGAACCAAGAATCAGATGGGAaggtacagcaagtggagagtgactttatcaaatatagtttggatatcttggccttaagtgaaacacattgtaaggggattggtaatgaAACttcagaccaaggaaatatatatatttactcaggaagatcagatggagctggaagagaaggggtaagaatgatgatgacaccaaaagcagaaaaggcattaaccgggtggagagctgtaaataatagattgttactagcaaagtttaaatcaaagtagtgcaatatgagtattatagtttgctatgcctgaATAAATGATTCCCtttaagaaaagaaagatgaatactatgaagaactgcagaggataatagatggaATCcctgagagaaatatgaaaattgtgactggcgacttcaatgctaaagttggaagcaataatcaagggatagaaaatgtgatgggtgtcgagggtcttggcaaagttgcaaataatatggagcacatttcataagtttctgttctacaaataatcttgttattggaggtacttatttccaacataagaacatccacaagtatacatgaactTAACCATGTgtaaattacaaaaatcagatagatcaca
It encodes:
- the LOC137624464 gene encoding hemocyanin B chain-like, which codes for MKVLVLCALLALAAADTPLPKRQQDVNHLLWKVYDHHHFDDLKGYAAAFDPVADKSQYKDGGEAAERLVQEYKDHRLLEQHHWFSLFNERQREEALMLFDVFMQCKSWDCAVHNAAYWREHMNEGEFVYALYTAVIHSDLGHGIVLPPLYEVTPHMFTNSEIIQKAYTAKMTNKPGKFEMEFTGTKKNKEQRVAYFGEDIGMNLHHVTWHMDFPFWWEDKYGSHLDRKGELFFWVHHQLTVRFDSERLSNYLDMVDELQWEKPVEEGFAPHTIYKYGGEFPARPDHIHFEDVDGVARVRDMIIMESRIRDAIAHGYITDKDGKVIDIMNDQGVDKLGDIIESSMYSPNVQYYGALHNLAHIMLGRQGDPHGKYNMPPGVMEHFETATRDPTFFRLHKYMDNIFKEHKYSLPPYTHEDLDFPGVNIDSLSIEGELKTFFEDYEFDLRNAVDSAEGIAMVDLKANVHRLNHNDFSFVADVNNNNGNEVVGTFRVYLCPEYDNNHEQFDFNNGSWHCIEMDKFWKKLSPGANHVVRKSSDSAVTVPDVPSLQSLMDAADSGSFSMPEYERACGIPNRMLLPKGKKDGMEFALILAVTDGSYDLTHPDVESEHGGTHAHCGAHGEIYPDKRPMGFPLDRRIPDRRVFDETTNFKLTHVKVYHDDHHH